The following is a genomic window from Actinomadura sp. WMMB 499.
CCGGCCTGTGGACCTACCGGATCTGGTGGCACATGCTCGCCAACCTCATCGGCACGGTCGTCTTCGCCATCGCGGTGTACCACCTGTGGCGCGAACGCGACCAGATCGAGGCGAGCCATCGGGCGTCCGGGGAGGATGCCCCGGGCGCCCTCGCGCCGCCGGCACGGCACCGGCCCGTGAACGGGCGGGACCGGACGGCCGCGCCCGCACCGGTGGCCGTCCGAGACGTCCGGGAGTAGCGCATACCCGAACGCGCGGCGGGCAGGTTCCGGCGGCATGCCGGAACCTGCCCGCCTTTCGCGTGCGCGCCGTTCCGTCCATTCCGTACGCGCCGGACGAGGCCGACGGCCGAGCACGATGCTCCGATCTCCCGGTTCCGTTCCACATAACGTTCCATTTCACAATCATCGCCACCCTGGCGGTGATTGCGTAATTCTCAATTCTGGGTTCTCATCAAGGAGGTTCACCAACGCACCCGGCGGACGACACAGAAAGGGCAACACCGTGGCCGAGGTCCAGCATGCCAAAGCAGTTCCCGAAGCACCTTCTCCGCCCACGTTTCCGGCACGGCGCGGGCTCGCCGTACTCGGCGGCGTACTGGCCGGATTCGTCCTCACCGTGATCTGGTCCGCGGAATTCGTCGATCGCGTGATCGGTGCGAACACGACGAACGCGCTGCTGGGGCACGAGGCCGAGGGGGCGCCGATCGGCGGGCTCCTCTCCGGGGCCGCGTTCGCCTTCGCGTCGGGTCTCGGGGGGACGTTCACCGCCTGCAACATCGCGGCCATCGGGGCGGCCGCCCCCATGGCGGGGCAGGGCGGCGCCGGGCGGCGCCTCCGTGCGGCCGTCAGGCCGCTGCTGTGGCTGGCGGCCGGGGCCGCCGCCGTCTCGGCCGCGTACGGCGTCGTGGTGGCGGTCGCCGGAACGCGGATGCCGCAGTACTCGACCGCCGCCCACACCAGCGGCCTCTCGCCGCGCAGCATCCAGTCGATGATCGTGTTCGGTGTCATCGGGCTGGTGCTGACCTATCTGGGGCTGGCCGCGCTGGGGCTGGTCAAGGACCCGTTCAGCCGGTTCCCGAACGGACGCATGCTGGTGATGGGCGGGCTGATCGGCGGCTTCCTGATCGGGCGCCCGTACGGCCTCTACCGGCAGCTGTTCCGTGACGTCGCCGACGAGGGCAACGTGCTCTACGGGGCCGGGACCTTCGCGCTGCAGTCCCTCGGCAACATCGTCATCTTCGGCGCGGTCTTCCTGGTGCTGGCGGTGGCCGCCGGCGGGTCCCTCGGCCGCCGGCTCGCGGCGAAACCAGGACGGATCGCACTTATCACCGGCGTCATGCTCATCGCCGCCGGGGTTTTCACCTTCCTCTACTGGGACGTTCGCCTGCTGGCTCGCCGCGACCTGATCTGGTTCCCCGTGGCGCCCTGGGCGTGACGGGATTCGCCGAAACAACGGCCCGTCCGGCACCCTTCACGGGACGCCGGACGGGCCGTGCACGAAATGTCGACCGGGACAGCCGCCCGGTGCCGGTCGAACAATTTACTATGAGGTCGCCGAGATAGGCCGGACGCACCCGCATCACAGTTTCGCCGCGATCGGTGACGTGTCCCGGAAATGTCATCCCGTCCGGCGGGTCATGGACGGCGACCGCCTGCGTGGACGGGGGACTTCGGCACGCCGTTCGCCCCGTAGGGGAGCAGCGCCCGCACCAGTTCCTCCGGGACGGGCTCCGGGAAGAGCTCGCCGCCCGAGCGCGCCATGCAGGCGACGGTCTGCTCGCCGCGCGCGACCAGCAGCGCCGGTCCCCGCCCGATGCGGTAGTAGGCGAAGCCCATGCCGATCCGGTTGTCCGTCAAGTCCGTGAGGGTCATGCGCACCCCCACCGTGTCCAGCGCGAACAGTTCGGCGAAGTAGTCGCAGGAGCACGCCACGGTGACCAGCGCGAGGTCGTCGTGCAGCCGCTCGACCACGCCGGGCGCCTCGTCGGCGAGGAACATCTCCCGGCAGGCGCCCTGCCAGGCGAGGTAGGTGGCGAAGTAGACGTTGCCGACGACGTTCGTGTCCGCGAACGTCACCCGGTGCGTGAATTCGTAGTAAGGGGTCATGCGCGCCGTCCTTCCGCCGGAACGCCGTCCGCCGCGATCGCGACGGCGACCGGGCCCGGCCTTCCCTCGACGGCCAGCAGGACGGACACGATCCGGTGCCCGCCGCGCGTCCGGAGCGCCGCCCAGCCGTCCTCGTACACTCCCTGCACGGCGAGCTGCGTCCGCGGGTCGTGTCCCGCCTTCCGCAGGCACGCCTCGACGGTCCGCATGCGGGCGCGGACGCGCGCCGGGGACTCGCCCGTCAGCCTGCGCAGCCGGTCCGCCTGGGCCCGCCGTCCGGCGTCGCCGAACCCGTCCCCACCGTGCTCCGCCTCCTCGCACCCGTTCTCACCGCACTCGACCTCGCCCATCACGACGGCGCCGCCGGACACGGACGGCACGAGGCCCTCCATGGTCAGCCGCACGCCGGGCAGCAGGCCCGCGAGACCGCGTTCGAGGTGGACGCCGACGACCGCGGCGGGCAGCCCGCGCTCGGCGTGCAGCGGGCCGACGTCGTGCAGCCGCAGCCCGGTCCAGCTCAGCACGGGCCGTCCGGCGGCGTCCGCGAGCAGGACGTCGTACACGTACTCCGCGCCGTCGTGCGACCTCTCGGCGGCGTCCAGGGTCAGCTCACCCGAGCCGTCACCGTGCACGGTGAAGCGGGCGCATCCCACGGGCAGCAGCCGCCGGTTCGGGACGCAGGCCTGCAGCACGTGCACGGCGGCGTCGTTGCGCGCCGGATCGCCCAGCGACCACGGTCCCGCCTCCCCGGCTTCGAGGAGCGCCGTGCAGCCGGTGGCCGACAGGCGTTCGAAGCGCACGAGCCGCCGAAAGCGCGGACCGTGGAAGAACAGCGGGCCGTACAGTGAGCGGCCGTCGTGCGGACCGGGGACGCCGTCGACGCGCCGGACGGCCGGCGGTGCGGCCGGGCCGGTGACGGTGCCGGAGAAGTGGTCGACGGCGAAGTCGGTCTCGTCGCTGCGCAGCACGACCGCCACGTCGCCGTCCGGCCGGGCCAGCGCGCACGCCCGCACGGTGCGGGCCCCGTCCTCCGGGATGATGATCGGGCGTTCGAAGGCGCCGCCGGCCACGGCCGTGGCCGGCCGCCCCGTCAGCGCGGACGCGGCCCGCGCCATCACCTCCAGCGCGCTCACCGCGGGCAGGACCGCGAGCCCGTCGATGCGGTGGTCGTCGAACTCGGGGGCGTCGCGCAGGCTCAGTTCGGTCTCGGCGACGAGTTCGACGCCCGGCGTGTGCGTCCGGACCCGCCGGAAGGATCCGTCCCCGGTCCCGGCGTCCGTGGTGTGCAGTGCGGGCAGCCTGCCGGTGGCCAGGACGGTCGCCGCCGTGCCGGACTCGGCGATCCGCGCGGCCAGGCGGGTGCCGACCTCGACGGGCATCGGCGTGACGCCGCCGGCGGCCAGCCCGTCCAGGACGTCCAGGCGTTCGCCCATCCCGGCGCCGGACCACGCCGTCCAGTCGATGTTGCGGACGCGGCATCCGGGCAGTTCGGGCGCCAGCACCCGCGCGAGTTCGCGCAGGCGCCCGTTGGCGAGGGCGTAGTGCGCCTCCCCCGGCAGCCCGAACCGGCCGATCACCGAGCCGTAGGTGACGAGGAGCCGCAGGCCGGACGGGTCGAGGGCGCCGAGGAGCGTCCGCAGCCCGTGGTGCTTGGGCGCGGCATGGGCGGCGAAGTCCCGGGCGCTCAGCTCGGCGAACCGCGCGGGCCGGTTGATCGCGCTGCCGTGCACGACGCCGCGCACGGGGCCGAGTGCGCCGGTGATGCGGGTGATCGCGGCGCGCACCGCGGCCGGATCGGCGACGTCCGCGGCCTCGTAGCGGACCACGGTCCCGCCGGCCTCCAGGCGGTCCAGTCCGGCGCGCAGGTCCGCGTCGTGGGCGGGATCGGCGCGGCCGAGGAGGGCGAGCCGCACGCCCCAGCGGTCGCCGAGGGCGGCGGCGGTCTCCAGGCCGATGCCCCGGCCGCCGCCCGTCACCAGCAGCACGTCACCGGGGGCCAGCGGGGGCTCCCCGGACGCGAGCCGGACGGGACGGTGGACGGGTTCGGCCGTCTCTCCGCCCGCGCCGACCAGCAGCTCGGTGTGGCCGCGGTGGGGTGTCGCGAGCGCGTCCGCGACCGTGCGGGCCGCCGCCCCGGTCGCCGCGTCGACCCCGATCCAGCGCAGATCCCGGTCGGGATGCTCCTGGGCGAGGCCGCCGACGAGACCGGACGCGGTGACGCCGAGGTCCACCACCGTCAGCGGAGCGCTCGCGGCGAGGGCGTCCGACGCCGCCTCCAGCAGCGCGTCGATCGCCGCGTCGCCGGGGTCTTCGGGAAGGAACACCGCGTGCGCGGGCGGCGCGCCGGCGACGGTGTGGAGCAGGGGTTCGGCGAGGGCGCGGAGGGGCCCCCGGCCTCCGATCTGCCAATGGCGGGGGTCGCGTTCGCCGGGGAGCCGTACCGGGCGGCGCTCCTCGGCGAGGACGCGGAACCACTCCTCCACTCCCGGGGGCGGGCCGCCGGTGCGGCCGCCGGAACGGTCGGCCGCGGGCAGTTCCGCGACCGCCGCGGCGAGGTCGGCGACGGAGGCGGACGCCAGCGGCGGCGGCGCGGCCGGGACGGCGCGCCCGCACCGCTCGGCGGCCCGGACGGCCAGTTGCATCACCCGCAGCGAGTTGAGGTGCAGGTCGCTGAGCAGCCCGTCGTCGTCGCCGATCATCTCGGCGGGCAGTTCGAGGGCGTCTGCGACCAGGTCGCGGACCGCGTCCAGGGGGCCGGTGCCGGTGGCCGCGGTCGCGCCGGTCTCCCGCTCGCCCGCCGGGGCCGCTCCGTCCGGGACGGTCGCGTCCCGGACCACCGCGTCCCGCGCACCCCCGTCCGAGCCGGCCCCGTTCGGGACCGCCCCGTCCGAGCGGGTCTCGCCGGGCGGGGCCGCGGCTCCGCCGGCCTCTTGGGGGCCGGGGGGACCCGCCGGCACGCGCGGGGCGCTCTCGCAGGGGTTGGCGAGGAAGGCCGGCGCGCGGTCGATGACGAACGGGCGGTGGAACCGCTCGGCGAAGAACGCCTTCGGGTCCCCGACCGCGCCCGCCGCGAACAGCGCGCCGGTCGCCCGCGCCACCGGCTCGGCCGAAGCCGAGCCCGCGTCCAGCGTCACCACGGGTACGTCGGTGATCTCCTGGGCCAGGGTGCTGAGGGAGTGCCCGGGGCCGCACTCGACCAGGAGGTCGCAGCCGGTCGCCAGCGCCGCCAGCGCGGCGCGGAACCGGACCGGCTCGGTGACCTGCCGGACGAGCAGTTCGCGCAGGTCGTCGTCCGGGGTGAGGACGCCTCCGGTGACCGTGGAGTGCACCGGCCGCCGCGGGCGGTCCAGCGGCACGCCGCGCAGCAGGCGCGCGAGCGGCGGGCGCGCCGCGGCGACCGCGGCGGTGTGGAAGGCGTGGCCGACGTCCAGCCGCCGGGCGGTGACGCCGGCATGCCCGGCCCGGTCCAGCACCGCGTCCAGATCGGCGACCGGGCCGGCGACGACCTGCACGGCGCCGTTGTCGGCCGCCACCGCGAGCCGGGTTCCCGCGATGAGCTCGGCGACCGCCGGCGGCGGGGCGGCGAGCGAGACCATGCCCATGCCCGGCTCCCCGGTGTCGGCCATGGCGCGGCCGCGCGCCGCGGCCAGCCGGGCGCCGTCCTCCTCGGGGAGCGCGCCCGCCCAGCACAGGGCGGTGATCTCGCCGAGGCTGTGGCCGACCGCGCCGACCGCGCCGACGCCGATCCGGGCGAGCCAGCGCAGCCCGGCCAGGGACGCCCGGACGATCGCGGGCTGCGCCACGGCGGTGTCCACGGGGTCGCCGCCGGCGCCGGCGAAGCGGTCCGTCACGTCCGGCAGCAGCGCGCCGAGGGCTCCGGCGTCCGTGCGGACCGGGGCGCCCTGCCCGGGGAACAGGAGACCGACCCTGCCCGGCGCGCCCCGCCCCAGGTAGACGCCCGGGACGGCGGCCGGCGGCGGGTGCTCCGACCGTTCCAGGAGCTGCG
Proteins encoded in this region:
- a CDS encoding type I polyketide synthase, giving the protein MSAVDAAAIAVVGIGCRYPDAAGPQRLWEMVLAGRRAFRPLPPERLNVDDYAGDGPDSTYARFAAVLEDWTFDRARHRVPGSTYRVTDPTHWLALEVAADTLDDAGFPGGRGLDGDRAGVVLGNTLAGEFSRASLLRLRWPYVRRVVESALAGTALPPAERDALMARLADGFKEPFPEPTDESLVGGLANAIAGRVCNHFDLRGGGYTVDGACASSLLAVTTACTALADGDLDLALAGGVDLSLDPFELVGFARVGALAATEMRVYDARPTGFLPGEGCGMVALMRLGDALDDGRTPLAIIRGWGVSSDGRGGLTRPESDGQALAMRRAYARAGFGPETVPLFEGHGTGTEIGDHAELRALSEAQGGRRTLPPAAIGSVKANIGHTKAAAGAAGLIKATLALHHQVIPPTVGCTREHELLRRPGAPLRTVPEATPWPRAPLRAAVSAMGFGGINTHIVLEGAAPPRRGAFTLTERRLARRPLDAEVFAFAAETAADLAASLRRVADRADGISLAEHIDLAAALAESAAHAAPPFRAAVVAGDPRTLARRARRAAQLLERSEHPPPAAVPGVYLGRGAPGRVGLLFPGQGAPVRTDAGALGALLPDVTDRFAGAGGDPVDTAVAQPAIVRASLAGLRWLARIGVGAVGAVGHSLGEITALCWAGALPEEDGARLAAARGRAMADTGEPGMGMVSLAAPPPAVAELIAGTRLAVAADNGAVQVVAGPVADLDAVLDRAGHAGVTARRLDVGHAFHTAAVAAARPPLARLLRGVPLDRPRRPVHSTVTGGVLTPDDDLRELLVRQVTEPVRFRAALAALATGCDLLVECGPGHSLSTLAQEITDVPVVTLDAGSASAEPVARATGALFAAGAVGDPKAFFAERFHRPFVIDRAPAFLANPCESAPRVPAGPPGPQEAGGAAAPPGETRSDGAVPNGAGSDGGARDAVVRDATVPDGAAPAGERETGATAATGTGPLDAVRDLVADALELPAEMIGDDDGLLSDLHLNSLRVMQLAVRAAERCGRAVPAAPPPLASASVADLAAAVAELPAADRSGGRTGGPPPGVEEWFRVLAEERRPVRLPGERDPRHWQIGGRGPLRALAEPLLHTVAGAPPAHAVFLPEDPGDAAIDALLEAASDALAASAPLTVVDLGVTASGLVGGLAQEHPDRDLRWIGVDAATGAAARTVADALATPHRGHTELLVGAGGETAEPVHRPVRLASGEPPLAPGDVLLVTGGGRGIGLETAAALGDRWGVRLALLGRADPAHDADLRAGLDRLEAGGTVVRYEAADVADPAAVRAAITRITGALGPVRGVVHGSAINRPARFAELSARDFAAHAAPKHHGLRTLLGALDPSGLRLLVTYGSVIGRFGLPGEAHYALANGRLRELARVLAPELPGCRVRNIDWTAWSGAGMGERLDVLDGLAAGGVTPMPVEVGTRLAARIAESGTAATVLATGRLPALHTTDAGTGDGSFRRVRTHTPGVELVAETELSLRDAPEFDDHRIDGLAVLPAVSALEVMARAASALTGRPATAVAGGAFERPIIIPEDGARTVRACALARPDGDVAVVLRSDETDFAVDHFSGTVTGPAAPPAVRRVDGVPGPHDGRSLYGPLFFHGPRFRRLVRFERLSATGCTALLEAGEAGPWSLGDPARNDAAVHVLQACVPNRRLLPVGCARFTVHGDGSGELTLDAAERSHDGAEYVYDVLLADAAGRPVLSWTGLRLHDVGPLHAERGLPAAVVGVHLERGLAGLLPGVRLTMEGLVPSVSGGAVVMGEVECGENGCEEAEHGGDGFGDAGRRAQADRLRRLTGESPARVRARMRTVEACLRKAGHDPRTQLAVQGVYEDGWAALRTRGGHRIVSVLLAVEGRPGPVAVAIAADGVPAEGRRA
- a CDS encoding thioesterase family protein, with amino-acid sequence MTPYYEFTHRVTFADTNVVGNVYFATYLAWQGACREMFLADEAPGVVERLHDDLALVTVACSCDYFAELFALDTVGVRMTLTDLTDNRIGMGFAYYRIGRGPALLVARGEQTVACMARSGGELFPEPVPEELVRALLPYGANGVPKSPVHAGGRRP